The sequence AATGCGTCCGCCACAAGCTGTGCCGTCATGGCGGCACTCATCGACCAGCCCACCACGCGGCGTGAGAACAGGTCGATCACCGCCGCCACGTAGAGCCAGCCTTCGGCCGTCCAGAGATAGGTGAAGTCGGCGATCCACTTCTGGTTCGGCCGTTCGGCGGCGAACTGCCGGTCAAGGAGGTTCGCCGGTACGGTCTCGAGCTGTCGATCGTCGCTGTCCTTCGGCAAGCGCCGACGTCGCGGCCGCGCCCGCAGGCCTTGCAGGCGCATCAGCCGCTCAATCCGGTGCAGGCCGCAGTCAGCCCCACCGGCGAGCAGATCGCGCCAGACCCGGCGCGCGCCATAGGTGCGGTCGCTGGCGACAAAGCTGGCCTTGACCTTGCCACCGAGCTCCTCGTCGCTGCGGGATCTGGCGCTGGGAGAGCGGTTCAGCCAGGCATGGAAGCCCGACCGCGAAACTCCCAGCGCATCGCATAGCCATGCCACCGGCCAGATCGTCCGGTGCTTCGCGACGAAGGCGAACTTCATGTCGCTTCCTTCGCGAAGTAGGCTGCGGCCTTTTTTAGGATATCCCGCTCGGCCTTCAGCTTGGCGACCTCACGGCGCAGCCGGTCGATCTCCTGCTGCTCCGGCTTCATCTGCCCGTGGCCGGGAAAGGCTTGCGCCGGGTGGGAGCCGAACTCCTTCACCCATTTACGCAGAACGTTCTCATGAACGTCCAGGTCACGGCCGGCTTGCGCCACCGACACACCACGTTCCCGAACCAGCTTAACCGCCTCGACCTTGAACTCGCGACTGAACTTCCGTCTCTTCATCGCCCACCTCCGGCTTCATGAAACACCTAATCTCGGTGTCCATCAAACCGGCAGCAGCTCAAACATCGAGGCCCTGAGAGACATCGGGGCGGTCTCTTGGTCACCTTATGACGATTAGCGCGCTCGTTATCTAAACGCCAGAGCTCCCTTCGGGCGTGCGCGAATACTAGATCGGTCAGGGCTTCGTGTCGGTGGTTCGGGCTCGGCTCAACGCGTCGGAGTGCACGAAGACATCAGCTCCACCATTCCTTAGGTTGGATGAAGCCATATCATCCCTTGGTCGCGTTGAACCACTTCACAGTACGAATAGCCACTGCATTCATATCCAAACTGAACTTGCGCAATCTAGTCCGCGTACGTGGCCTTCAGCAAGGGATTGAGCGGCAAGCCGTCACGCCGATAGCCCTTCGTGCTCTAGCGCTTGCCGGCGAGCGCTTTCTGCGCGCGCTCGTTCGTAGCTGCGAAGACACCAGGGGCGGCTACTCATCTTCGCGCTCTTGAGCGATCTCCCGCTTAACCTGACCCTGCATAGTACCCACATCTACAAATTCGAGCCTTTCAAGAGTCTTCCTTCCCTCGTCGGTGATAATCCAGCACCCGGCCTCTCGCTCGATCAGTCTTTGGCCAAAAATATCGAGTCGGGGCGCTCGGCTCGCGATGCGCTCCATACGCGCCGGCCACTCTGGGCCGCTGCTGTAATAAATGGCCAAATGCTGTTTAACGACTTCGATGCTCGCCCGTCCGTGCGGCTGGCCGGCAAGTATCTTTAGTATGGACAGCTGAAAACTCACGCGCGCACGCCATTGAGTCGAGGAAAAGCTCCATAATACTTATCCTGAGGGAAGCCGCAGCGCCGTGCGCGGCTTTTCAAAAGAAAACTTGCGCCATAACGCGGTAAGCAAGGTTCTCGACGGCATCGGCGACATCCTGCCCAGAGTGTTTTGAAGAATGGGTCAGCGGAGATAGCCGCGTTGGCTACGCGTGTGACGAGGTCTCGACTGCCGTCTTCGACCGATTCGATATCAAACTACGTCGGTGGTAACCGCGCTGTTGCACATCTTGGCGAATAACATCGCTCACTGAACGCACCGCCCGCTTCTTTCGCTTCCAACTGCCGGCCAACCCCGCAGGGATCGCAAACCCTTGCGGAACGACCAAAAGATCGCGTCTTCCGTTCACATAAATATCGAACATGTCGTCCCTCGGTTGACACCAGCGTAGATTTCCGGTTCATACATTTGGTGACATCGAAGCAACAGTTGCGCTTAAAGACTACGCGAGTTGTCTCCGGATTTCGCCCGCACTTGAGAGTGCACGGCGCAATCTCGCTTCTCCTTCACGTGCTCCGCATTGCCGAGAATACAGGAGCCTTCGCGCGCGCCCTATTGTCGCTAACAGATTCCCCCTCTCTGGGCGTCGTTCAAGGCAAAAAGCCTTGCAGGCGACCGTCGGATCGATAACGAGCCGGTGAACTGAGTTGTCCTTTATACAGAGGCCTGATCTGTGATGCGACGGACTTTTGCCGCTCGGACGAATTTGATTGAACGTTTGTCTGCCGTGGCAATTCTCTTTTGTTCTGAGTTTATCCCTGACCACCGCGCGATCGAATCGTACTCGGATGCTGATGTTACAATGTACGTGAGGACCGTCGCGGGCGCGATGGTGCCGACGGACGCGAACGTGTTCACGTCCCAACTTACCGCCCGTTCATAGCGGCTATTGAGGATGACGGCGACGCTGGCAGCCTGGCGGCGAAAGTGAGCAATCCGCAGAGGTAAACGCCGGATCGTATTCCCATTGCCGCCAAACAGCGAGTACAGACATAAGGGCTGTCGTGGATTTCGGCAATGAGGCTTGTCCTGTGTCGGCCTTCTTCGAATGTGGGCATGCTCACGAGCGGACTTGCATGGTTATGCCTCTCGAGGTTGGCGGCGCAGAGGACTTTGGTCTGACATAGGCCGCTCACCCGCTGCAGATCGCGCAATACGTCTCCATAGCCGCAGCAAGCGCGTTCTCGGAACACCCGGCAAGCGGGAGGCGCTCCTGAGCTGTTCAGGAGAGCGCGCTCTTTGCGCCATGGTTTGAAAGGCAGATGCGGACAGATTAAGGTCACGTGCGATCGCATCGATGTGCTGCGGGCTCAAGAGAAGGCCGGTTCGGATGTCCGGGACGGGCTCGCGCGCAACCGGCTGAGTAAATGCCTTAACTGCAGATTGGCCAACCACGCATACCCTTTGAGACAGCCATGGCTGCCAGAGGCAGACTTGCTCTTGTCACGAATCAAACAAGACCGATTTGTGGGAGCGGATCCTTCGATCCGGTTGGCCCTGCCGGTACGACGCTTTACGGAGCGCTGCAGAGCCAGTTGGGCGGCAGGCGGAAAACCCTCCAGCGAGGTCCGCTAGGTGTCGTGAGACAATAGGGCGCTCGCCGATTTGACGCCAGCATCACCAGTTGTTCTCGAATCGACGGTCGACGCGACCCTGTCCGGGATCACGCTTAGATTACAAATTGACCCACAACCCAATTCGCAGACTCCCTCCGCCAAAGGCTAACCAGCCCATGCCGGCGGCAATGCAGGCGGGGTTCGGAGCTCTATCACATCGGCGAAGACGGTCCAGTCGCGGACACTCTTTTGCTTGCAGAAATCGCTCTCCGCCTGCTGTGCAGCAGCGCACACCGAGGCGGCATCGACCTTGAACGTCGCCTGACAGGCACGATGTTCGTGCCCGGTATCGTCACAAACGGTCTTGATGAACCGAACATTAAATGAAGGCATGGCATCCTCTTCTTGTGGGTTTGCTTATCCACCATTCTGCCATTCGCTCCACAAGAGTATTTGATCTGCCTCAAGCGGCATCCCCAAACCGGTTGTCCGCTCCTCCATCGAGATAAGGTCGAAACTTTGGCAGCGCGACTCGAGCGCTCCTGTTGTCGCGCAGACCACGCGGCCTCTACGTTTCCAGCTTGGCGGATCGCACTCTGTTTTGCGCCGAGGGATAACGCCTTCTGGTCTGCTCATGCCCTCGACTGACAAAATTGAACGACCGATGACTCGAGGAACGTCTGAAGAGACGACGCATGCGCCGTCACGCCCGAGATGCCGGCTATTGATCTCTGTCGATCCATACTCAACCGATGGCAATATTGAGAGGCCGCTAACTTTACACGCGATACTTGGTGATCTCACGAGGCATTGCCGCAAACACCAGGTCGTCGCGCCAATCACTGAGCAGAGCCATTTCTGAGGCGCGCCGGCGGCCGAAGCAATCGATGGCGAGACCTATGCGCACGTGATCGTGGGCCAAGATGAGGCAAACTGCCCCTGCGGCCGCGACAGCACAGCCGATGATCACGCTTGTCGCAGCCAAAGTTTCGATGAGCCCACGGCTCAAGACGTCAGCGCCAAAGCCTTTGGCTGGGATCTGCCCGGCAAGGCCACCGGCATTGCGAGGCGAGCGATCAATTGACCATCCGCTTGACGGCTATCGCAAACATTGAGGACAAATGCCGTCGTGGCCCATTCGCGAGCGGCACGCCTCAAATCAACCCCGCTACACGCTGGCGCGTTGCGGACCAACGCGAGGCCCTCGCGGATCGCCCGACTTGGGACATGTTGCCGGCCAACGCGGGCCTGTGGGGCTCGCAGCAGCCGCTCGAGCTCGGCCATTCTGGATGCGCATCAGCTCTTTTTGACCTGTATCAAATACTGCGGCGAGTGCCTACTGATAGAAGTGAGCTTCCCGTCCAAGGTCACACACATGGCAGAAAGAAAGACTTGGCGCCCCATCATCTTTTCATGTCCAGATACCGGCGACCGAGTTCAAGGACTGCTGCCGGACGTCCCCGAGCCGCGTGCCGATGACCTACACACAAGAACCTGCGCCGCGTGCGAAGGCGTCCACTTCATCGACCCGCGGACGGGCGCGATGATCGGCGCCGAGATCGGCGCCGCGCGCAGCTAGGCTCATCCGAATGGTGTCAAGCGAGTTCCGGCGTCTTCGGGTTCTCGGGGATGCCGCCCCGCACACAAGGGCGCGGCTGACGTCATCACAACCCAATGCCCCACGTTGACGCCGTGGGACAAAGAGATTTCTCACCAACGAAGGGTGTTCGACATGACAGACCACGGGGACATTGGTCCCGCCGCCGGCCAGATCGCGGGAGCGGCAGTCCAGTTCAACTTCTGCAGAACAGCGTTTAATACCAAGCGCCGAGAACCTGAGCTGATCCAGATCGATTCGACCGAGGCCCGGGAGTTGTTTCGCAGCGCCAATCCTAATATTTCGGGTGGCGAGCCGATCATGTCCCGGCATGATAGGTTCAACGGCGCCACGGCCGATAAAACCCCGGCCGCGGCTGGCGCAATGGGGACCACGCCGCCTGGGCAATATTGGGCTGAGCCTGCTCGCGCGGCGGCCAAGCCATCTCCTGTGTAGTTCAGAAGGTTGCCTGAATTTGTCAGCCTACAGCGATGAACACCGTCCAAGATCTACTGGCGACCTGACCTGGGAGCGGGTCGAAACGGCGCCGCCCTTTGATCAGGATCTGGAGATTGCCGTGATCGAGGGGAATGCCATTCACCGGGTGGTCTTTCCTTGCCGCCGGGCCTTCGGCGGCTGGATCAAGGCCAAGTCCGGAGAACACGTAGCCGTGCAGCCGACGCACTGGCGCATATGGCCAAATGGCGGCGGCCGTCTTTCACAATAGATTGGTGTGAGCTGAGGCGCGTTCTGCTCCGGTGGCCCTCGAATGTAGAGTCGATCGAATGAGAGGTTCTACCAGGAAGCATGTCGGACCACATCTGGTAAGGCTATGGCACTGCCGCGGCAGCCGCCGCGCTTCCTCTCGTGCTGTCGTGGACAATGTCCAGATGCAGAAGGTCGCGCTGGACCTGATACGCAATGCAATGGAGGCCATGGCTTCCTGCCCGCGCGGCGAAGTTGCTGTCGACAGGTTTGCAGTTGCTCATAAGGACCCCGGCATCAGCGCTGATATCGCCGACCGACTGTTCCAGCCCTTTGTCACGACCAAAAGGCATGGCATGGGTGTGGGGCTATCAATCTGCCGGACGATCATCGAGTCACATGGCGGCCATATCGTCGCGCAAGCAAAACCGGGTGGCAGCGC is a genomic window of Bradyrhizobium sp. CB1717 containing:
- a CDS encoding ATP-binding protein: MQKVALDLIRNAMEAMASCPRGEVAVDRFAVAHKDPGISADIADRLFQPFVTTKRHGMGVGLSICRTIIESHGGHIVAQAKPGGSAILQFTAPFVELSEGTA